Genomic DNA from Nomascus leucogenys isolate Asia chromosome 10, Asia_NLE_v1, whole genome shotgun sequence:
gAGATAAATGTGTTGATCTTTAGTagtacacaaaaaataattttatatttatttatatatttatttatattgataatttcttttctgtctgttatcctacaaataaaatgcaatattgACCATGACCCACAGTAAGAAGTACAATTTGGTACACACCCAAACAAGACAATAAAACAAAGGTTTTCATGAAACTGCACCCTGCTAGGTGGGATGTTTTCTATTCTGTCCTACTCCagctgttaattttttaaaaatgttggtcGAGACCCACTAAATTGATTTCAGAACCCACCAGATCTGTGGGTTGTGAGGCTTAGTGTGTGAAACACCACTTCATTACATACTATGTGACTCAAGGTGGAAAAGAGCGACCAGTCTGGTAGCAGTCACAGCATAGGCGGAGGAACTGAAGTAGACAAGAGTTAGCCCAAACTGGAATGCAGTAGTCTGGTATAGTGGGAGGAGCATTAGACCTGGgttctggttctgccacttactctGTGTCTCTGGTAAGTTTCAAttccctcatctgcaaaaggATGGGAAATCACTTGGGAATGCTTCTAGTTAAGGAAAAGGGTCCAGGGTGAACTTTATTAGAAGGGTGCTGGGTAAGGAGCTCACAGATTCAGAGAATGTTTAGTGTCCAGCTCCCAGGGAAGGAGGCTCCCTGGCAGGAGTTCCTGGGCCATCTGTTTAGGGCATATCTTTATTGGGATGACTGCCAACCCCCTTTTTGTCCTTGGATGACTCAGCTCCAAGTCCCAAATATCTGGGAGAAAGGATCTGATTGGCCTAGCTTGGGTTATTTGCTGAGCCCTTGGGAATCCTGCTAATTGGAGAAGAAGCAGTTCCCTAAAGGAAAAGCAGGAATGTTTTTAAATCTTGTAACACTATTTGTGGCTAAGATGTCATTGCTTTTGTTCTGAATGACTGTTTCACTTTAATTCCTTTCTCGGGGTCAGGGAGATTTCCCATTAGAACATCTTTAGACAGTAGGATATCTCCTTGGGGGTTTTAACTCATGTTTAAGGGATTTTGTCAAAAGATTGGCCTTTCATTGGCTGAGAGGATTACAGATTGAGAACTCAGTTGTGGATGATTTCCACTGCCATTCTCCTTGTCATTCCCCTAGGGAGGGCTCGTAGTTAGGTTGTGTCTACTGCAGCTATTGCTCACTGTTCCCCTCTCCCAGTTGTAGAAGGACCAAGGTGGCCAATGACTCTAAGCCCTCTGTCCCTCCTGCAGCACCTGTGCCTGTGTGGAATACTATGGGAAGGCTCTGGAGGCGCTGGTGAAGGGCGTGAAGATTATGTGCATTCATGGAAAGATGAAATATAAACGCAATAAGATCTTCATGGAGTTCCGCAAATTGCAAAGGTGGGTGGGCTTCATTGGAGGTAGCAGCTCTCCTGCCACACTGCTCTTTCAGGTCCCCAAACGCCCCAATCTCCAGTAGCCTGTACTGTCCGCATGTGTTGTTTTTCCTGCCTGGAACCCTCTTCCCTCTCTAATCTGGTTATCACATCTCTGTAAACGCCCAGAGCCTCCACTGCCCTGTTCTAATCGCTTTGCCTTTTGCTATGTCATTTCCCTAGTTACTGAACTGTGCCAGACAGCAGGCTCTGTGACACAGGAGTCCTGTGTATTGTCTTCACTCCCAGATTATCCTGTGCCTGGTCCAGGGAAGGGTTGTGGTGACTGTCAAGCAGCAAGGAGCAAATCCATTTGTCCTGTCTGGGTAGAAACTGTGTGTGgcttaaggccgggcgcggtggctcacgcctgtaatcctagcactttgggaggccgaggcgggtggatcgtgaggtcaggagatcaagaccatcctggctaacatggtgaaaccctgtctctactaaaaacaaaaaatagtcggacatggtggtgggcgcctgtagtcccagctactccggaggctgaggcaggagaatggtgtgaacccaggaggcggagcttgcagtgagccgagattgcgccagtgcactccagcctgggcaacagagcgagactccatctcaaaaaaaaaaaaaaaaccaactgtCTGTGGCTTATCAGGCTTGTGACTACACAGCAGGGAACTTGTGTCTACCAATGACCATAAGTTGTATCTGTTTGTGCTGACAAataatagttttctgtttttcttaatcaTTGAACATCTGGCTATATTAAAGTCCTCTTTTGGACAAAGCGATATACCTGACTTCTAGGCCTCAGTTATGGAGTGAATTGTCCCTTGTTTTTCAGATGGCTACAAAGGATTAGACCCATACGGTTTTGGTTTTCAAATGGCaatgttgtaatttttaaaatccctttgcTGTCTCTCACCTCCCTccaatttttattggaatttatGAAGTCCTAGAGAtttgtagaaagaagaaaaaatcaaaatattacctTAAGCATTTGCTTCTATGAGAAGCGCCAGCACCTGTGTGTCACTGTCATCAAGATCAGTAGGCTGTTTGATGGTGATGAAGATGGTGGCCTCCTTACTCAGAatgctgttttctcattttctagtgGGATTTTAGTGTGCACTGATGTGATGGCCCGGGGAATTGATATTCCTGAAGTCAACTGGGTTTTGCAGTATGACCCTCCCAGCAATGCAAGGTATGGTACGAGGCTGCCACTCACTCTCTGTTGATAAATTTAGCCTAATAAAGAAGGAATCCTGAAGAAGATAAACAGATAATGATGTTCACTGAAACATTTTATTGCAAGCCTCCAGCGTGCTTGGGTCTGCAGTGACCCCGTGCATTCCTACAGTGCTTGCCAGAACAGTTTTGAAATGGTTTGAGGCCTTGCCCTGCTCCATGTAGAGCAAGGTTATAGAAATGTTTCAGACaatgagagaaaacaaacaacaaccacaaaacattatttgaggctgggcacagtggctcacgcctgtaattccagcactttgggaggcctaggcaggtgaatcgtttgagcccaggaattcaccagcttgggcaacaggacaaaaccccgtctctacaaaaaactataTACAGATTAGCCAAgcttgtgtgcctgtagtcccagctacttgagaggctgaggcaggagaatcgcttgagtgcaggaggcagaggtggcaatggattgtgccacttcactccagcctgggcaacagtgtgagactctgtctcaaaacaaaaacccattgTTTTAAGtagcaaaaataggcaaatggatGAATAACCCATTCATGGTGAAATAGTGATACTGTATTGGCAGCAATTAAAAGTACTTTCAAATATTATCAGTTCTTGCAGAAACACAATAGAATgtctaaatgaaaaaaagcaatacATAACACCACATATGAAAATTACAATTACTTTCTCCAAAGTCAGCATATATTCCTAATACATGCTTCCACGCATAGGAAAATGCCTATAAACCCCCAAGTGTTGATGATTACTCCTGAGATTATTGGccactttcattttattctttgtatttttcattgtttccCAGATTTTCCACTGGGGGACTATGTCCCACCTGTATGATCAGAGAGAAAGATACAAGTTTTACTTAGAGTTCACATTAAATGTTTCTTACGGAATCTTATCTGTCTGCAGTGTTGGTTTAATTGCCAGTTCTATTTCTCACACTAGTAAGTGGCCGAGTCCACACTGAGCTGTGGAGGCTAGAGGCTCCCCATAGCATTTTAGCTGTAGCAGCCATGTGGCTGGAGCCTGAGCTCTGTTCAGCTGTCATCACCTGGGTACCCATTTCCATCCTGTGTTCTCACAGTGCCTTCGTGCATCGCTGCGGTCGCACAGCCCGCATTGGCCACGGGGGCAGCGCTCTGGTGTTCCTCCTGCCCATGGAAGAGTCATACATCAATTTCCTTGCAATTAACCAAAAAGTAAGCTGCTGTCCCTTTTCAGATAGAATGCCTAGTGACTGGGTAGCTGGAAAAGGTCTTCTCAGCATGTGGTCAGCAACTGAAATTACGAATTGCAAACTCACTGGGGCTGGGCTGGTGGTGGCAGTTGGGGGccctggtgggtttttttttttttttttttttttgagacggagtttcgctcttgttgcccaggctggagtgcaatggtgctatctcggttcaccacaacctccgcctcccgggttcaatggattctcctgcctcagcctcccaagtagctgggattacaggcatgcgccaccaccccagctaattttgtatttttagtagagacagggtttctccatgttggtcaggtggtcttgaactcccaacctcaggtgatccgcccacctcggcctcccaaagtgctgggatgacaggtgtgagccaccatgcctggccaccctgGTGGACTTTAAGGCTGTGGAGGCACCTCAGTCATGGAGTGACCAAGTCTCCTGTGTGGTAGCAGGCCCTGCTGGGACCCAGGCAAGGGTTACTTGTGAATAGAGACCCAGTGTTGCCATACTTTTGCTACCAGATTAGGATTGTCATgtgaaatctaatttttaaattttcttttaaaaatttaacatactTTTTAGAGCATGTGAAATATTTGGGTTAGAGTTGGGCTTCAGACCTCAAAAGGTGAAAAGGAATTGTTtcgcttttgtttttcttggttgtGATGGAGCCCTGGGGATGTGATGCCAGCAAGGGAAGGTGagaatgtggtgtgtgtgtgtgtgtagtgccCCCTGCAGGAGATGAAGCTCCAGAGAAACACAGCGGACCTTCTGCCAAAACTCAAGTCCATGGCCCTGGCCGACAGAGCTGTGTTTGAAAAGGGCATGAAAGCTTTTGTGTCGTATGTCCAGGCTTATGCAAAGCATGAATGCAACCTGATTTTCAGATTAAAGGGTAAGTTGAACTTCTTCATGTGATAATGTCTCCATCTTAACTATGTGGTGGTCTTACAAGTATGAGATTGCTTTGTCTCATAAAAGGAAGTGTTCCAGGTTTTGAGTAGACACAGAATAAACTGGCCACTGGTTGCTGAGTATTCCTTTTAACtttgtaaaaatgtaatttttttttgagacggattctcgctttgtcgcccaggctggagtgcagtggcgtgatctcggctcactgcaagctccgcctcccaggttcacgccattctcctgtctcagcctcccgagtagctgggactacaggcgcccgccacaacgcccagctaattttttgtattttttagtagagatggggtttcaccgtggtctcgacctcctgaccttgtgatccgcctgcctcggcctcacaaagtgctgggattataggcgtgagccaccgcgcccagcctcaatgaTTTTCATTCTAATTAAAATGAATGCATTAAACCCTTTGGttagaaaaaattatattgtaaGCCATTACTGATTGTTCTAATCCTGTTGAGTGTGCTAACTCTGATTTTCTGATTGAATCAGATCTTGATTTTGCCAGCCTTGCTCGAGGTTTTGCCCTGCTGAGGATGCCCAAGATGCCAGAATTGAGAGGAAAGCAGTTTCCAGATTTTGTGCCCGTGGACGTTAATACCGACACGATTCcatttaaagataaaatcagaGAAAAGCAGAGGCAGAAACTCCTGGAGcaacaaagaagagagaaaacagaaaatgaagggagaagaaaattcataaaaaataaagcttggTCGAAGCAGaaggccaaaaaagaaaagaagaaaaaaatgaatgagaaaaggaaaagggaagaggtAAAGTTTAGTTTTACTTACATTAACTTAGAATCTTGAACAAATATTATTGTAGTAGTTCTTTAAATAGGAATTGTGTGGGGCTGTCAGATTTCTGTTATGTTGGCGACTAGGATGGGGAATTTGCTTTATTTGTAGAAGCCAATCTGAGAGTTTATAGTTCCTGAGTTAAAACTGCtggttggctgggcgcggtggctcaagcttgtaatcccagcactttgggaggccgaggtgggcggatcacgaggtcaggagatcaagaccacggtgaaaccccgtctctactaaaaatacaaaaaaaaattagccgggcgtggtggcgggcacctgtagtccctgctactcggagaggctgaggcaggagaatggcgtgaacccaggaggcggagcttgcagtgagccgagatcacgctactgcactccagcctgggcgacagagcgagactccgtctcaaaaaaaaaaaaaaaaaaaaaacacacacacacaaaacaaaactgctgGTTTCACTAGAACACTATTGCTGAAAAATTTAGTAGTTTATTGGTTTCTTCTGCACTTAGGGTTCTGATATTGAAGATGAGGACATGGAAGAACTTCTTAATGACACAAGACTCTTGAAAAAACTTAAGAAAGGCAAAATAACTGAAGAAGAATTTGAGAAGGGCTTGTTGACAACTGGCAAAAGAACAATCAAGACAGCAGATTTAGGGATCTCAGATTTGGAAGATGACTGATGATTCTAGCGCCACAGATGAACCCACAAGGACATAGCTGTTCCCTAACTTGGTGGATGGCTCCAGTTTGCTTTTAATGGAAATCACAACTTCAGGAGACATCTGAGAAGAATCATGTGTCTGAAAGCTGTCCTTTCAGACGAGGGAGAAATGGAGGATTTCACACTTGGGAATATTTTACTAAAAACATTCcagtcttggccgggtgcggtggcttctgcctataatcccagcactttgggaggctgaggcaggaggatcacttgagcccaggagttcaagaccagcctgggaacacagcaagaccctctcattaaaaacaacaaaacaaaacaattccagTCTTGAAGTAGTCtaacagaagaaaatgtaaaattatttgagTGTAAATAATAGATGTCAGTATTTATCATGATGGGtcacatatatagacatatgtacatattatatatatatatatataagcttttTTCGGAGGCTatttcatagttattttaaacataaagataCTGAAGTATTCTTGACTTCTGATTTTCAAAACCATTCCTCAGTATCTTCAGGCATCTGACCTCCTGAATGTCCTTGGCCCTGGGCTTCAGTTATCCTTTGATGCCCTGCAGAGGTGGCTAATATGCTGGGGTTTTTGTGTTAAGAATAGTCCCAGTATTGTTTTATTGGTGAATAGCTGAAAAACAGAGGGATTAAGTCATATTCCGGGAAAGAGAATTACAGTTTTTATGCCTCCTGTTGAATAAATGGTGTCCTGATTGCCTGGGTCTTAAGTGTGTAAATGTAGCTGGACAGTGTTTTCCCCTAGATGGCCTGGTCAGCTTGCAGTATTGATGCAACACCACATCAGCGTCTTTCATAGAGTTTATTTGAAAAGATGCTGAATTTGTTCccaagtataattttaaaaagctgtttggGACCCAAACATATTTAAACATCTCTTACacatacagaatttcagtttacAAATATTCCAGAAGGCATTTTCTTAAGCGGTGAGCCATGCAGAATACTGTTGCTAAATGTTTCTGCCTTCCTCGTGTTCTCCTGGTAGTTTTTACTGTTTGGCTTGATCCTGCTGAGGAATGTGCTTACCACTGGAAGCCAGATGTAGATTCGGCAAGTGTTTCTTGCTCCTTACAAGGCACCGCATGTAACGGCCTGACCAGCTGTTGGTCGTTTGTGGCAGAGGGGTGTGGCTGCTTTTCGCCTGCATCTCGCGTGCTTTTGGCAGatcagtctggagtgcaggggAGGATGAAGACAGGTGGACTTGGGCTCATCTTTCATCAGTTAAGTAGCCAATTATCTAACTTGTACTTCTGGAAACTGAAAAGGAAAGTTTCTAGAAACCGTAAGAACAATTTAAGTTGGGATTTAGAATAGCTGACACATTTTTAGATGGGACTGAAATAAGTAAGAAAGGTTCTCCAAAATGTATGATTTTAAGTCCTTACTCCATGAATCTTCATTAAACACATCTCAGTTCTGACCTGACTCACTGGGGTGTCAAGCAGCTACTCATCCTGCCTCAACTACGTAAGCTGCACCTTGGCAGGAAAGGGCTCACAGGTTACAGATAGAGCTTGATGAGCTCATCGCTGACTGCTGAGGGTGTCAGCACGCCCAGGTCTGTAAACAGCAGAGTGATTAAGGAAGGGGCAGTGTAGTCGACCCACGGATGCTCTTCTTTGAGGTCTTGTCCAGTCTGCGCGACCTTGAGGGTATCTGCCTTATACTGAGGAGAGAAGTACACATTAGTCGGCACTGAATATTTAGTGCTCTGACCTGGTAGGGCCTTGGCGTGAGTGATCAGTGTGCTACTTCCTGAGACTGCTCTCTGAAAATGGGAGAAGCTAAGCTATGCAGGACACTAGAGAGGAGGGCAGAGTTGTGGCCATGAGCCAGATCATGGCGGCGTGCTGGCTGACAGCTGTAGTGTAACAAGCTTATATCCCATGTCCCCTCATTCTCATGCCAGATTAACTTCTCCACCTCTCAAGGGAGACTGAGAGTCACAATAGAGAGCTTGCAGCGTGCCAGGGACTGTGCTAAGATTATCTTAGAATCCTCATGACCCTGTCAGATACTGCTatgccattttacagacaagaaaaccgGTTCAGAGGTTGAAATGAAAAGACTTGCCTCAACTCGCACAGTTTGTAAGTTGTGGTGATGGGAGCTGAGCTCAGTTGAGCCCAAAGCTGGGACTTACCCACCAGCTGCTGGCTTCCTCTCCACCCATCTATGGTGCTACTTAAAGAGACTGAAAGACTGAAATTCTAGGGACAAATGTGTGAGTCCAATCACCAATTTATCTTTGTATTCCAAGTGTTGGGGAAAGTAGCAATAGGAAGTGAAAAAATTACTGGAACATTCTTAGGACTACAATTTCCAAAGGTTTCAGTTTAGACTTTAGTACCCCTTCAAATATGTAAAACTCTTGCCTTAAACTTATCTGGGACGTCTTGCTGGTTTAGTGGAAAGAGCCGGACAAACTTGAAACTTTCTGCAACCACATAGAAAGGTTTGTTCTGTGCTTTGGCACACACGGCCATCTGGTTGGTTCCAATCTGGGAAGGCAGAAAATGGAATGGATGAGCTCTAGAGTGCACCTGAAGTAGAAGCCACAGAAAagcgggccgggcacagtggtgcacgcctgtatcccagcgttttgggaggctgaggtgggtggattacctgagcccatgagttcgggaccagcctgggcaacatggtgagacctcgtctcaattACAATAAAGGAACAATTAAAAAACAGCAATAGAAAGTTAcgtatataatatagatatacatatatctaaTACATATATTAGATATATCTAATTCTGACTTCagaatcaaaaaaataaatgtttctcaaaGGATATAGAAATAGCCACtagaggctggatgtggtggctcacgcctgtaatcccagcactttgggaggctgaggtgggtggatcacctgaggtcaggagtttgagaccagctggccaatatagggaaaccctgtctctactaaaaatacaaaaaattagttgggcatggtgggatggggggacgcctgtaatcccagctactagggaggctgaggcaggagactcgcttgaacccgggcaccggaggttgcagtgagccaagactgtgccattgcactccagcctgggcagcaagagtgaaactgcatctcaaaaaataaaaaaatttaaaaaaacaagtgttggcagggatgtagagaaattggaacctttgtgctttgctggtgggaatgtaaagtagtgcagctgctgtggaaaatcaTTAGTTTCTcaaagttaaatatacatttacCATGTGACTCAAGACTGCCTGCagacctccgtctcccaggttcaagcgattctcctgcctcagcctgccaagtagctgggattacaggcacctgccaccatgcccagctagtttttggtatttttagtagatatggggtttcaccatgttggccaggctggtctcgaactcctgacctcaggtgatccacctgcctcagcctcccaaagtgctggcattatgggcgtgagctaccacgcccggccttatgttacatatattttaactaaaaaaagCTTTCATGAAGCCTTTCTAAATTAAATAATGGAGAGAgaaattgtaataaaaaattgAGGTCAAATGTgctcaattaaaatgaaaacatatgacaggccggccacagtggctcatgcctgtaatcctagcactttgggaagtggaaggattgcttcaggctaggagttcaagactgcagtaagctatgatcactgtactacactacagcctgggcaacagagtgaatgtgtctctatttaaaaatatatataatatttatatataagtacacatattttatacatacatactttatatgtaaatacatattttaaaaatatttgtgtatatatatttttatgtgtatatatatatgcatacataaataaaacatacatatacacataaattaaaaaaaacaaaaaccagacaaacCCCAATTCCAATTCAAGCcaattttgtataaatataaattacacttttttttttttactgagacagggtctcaccatcgtccaggctggaatgcagtagtgatcataacttactgcaacctcaaatccctgggctcatgtgatactcctgcctcagcttcctgagcagctggaactacaggcaagcaccaccacgtccagctaaattttctaattttttgtagagacagggtttcactatgttgcccaggctggtcttgaactcaaggcctcgagtgaccctcccaccctggcctctcaaattgctaggattacaggtataagccatcacacc
This window encodes:
- the DDX55 gene encoding ATP-dependent RNA helicase DDX55 isoform X1, with the protein product MEHVTEGSWESLPVPLHPQVLGALRELGFPYMTPVQSATIPLFMRNKDVAAEAVTGSGKTLAFVIPILEILLRREEKLKKSQVGAIIITPTRELAIQIDEVLSHFTKHFPEFSQILWIGGRNPGEDVERFKQQGGNIIVATPGRLEDMFRRKAEGLDLASCVRSLDVLVLDEADRLLDMGFEASINTILEFLPKQRRTGLFSATQTQEVENLVRAGLRNPVRVSVKEKGVAASSAQKTPSRLENYYMVCKADEKFNQLVHFLRNHKQEKHLVFFSTCACVEYYGKALEALVKGVKIMCIHGKMKYKRNKIFMEFRKLQSGILVCTDVMARGIDIPEVNWVLQYDPPSNASAFVHRCGRTARIGHGGSALVFLLPMEESYINFLAINQKCPLQEMKLQRNTADLLPKLKSMALADRAVFEKGMKAFVSYVQAYAKHECNLIFRLKDLDFASLARGFALLRMPKMPELRGKQFPDFVPVDVNTDTIPFKDKIREKQRQKLLEQQRREKTENEGRRKFIKNKAWSKQKAKKEKKKKMNEKRKREEGSDIEDEDMEELLNDTRLLKKLKKGKITEEEFEKGLLTTGKRTIKTADLGISDLEDD